CAGTCCTAGTCCAACACGGAGATCCTTCTCAAGGTTTGTGCTTTTAAATAAACcacgttgtgggaaaactgggcttaatgcgtgtgcatcCCAACTGGGAGCAGGGCTATAGAAATCTTTACATACATTGTCAGTTCCATTACTGGGAGCAGGGCTATAGGAATCTTTACATACATTGTCAGTTCCATTACTGGGAGCAGGGCTATAGGAATCTTTACATACATTGTCAGTTCCATTACTGGGAGCAGGGCTATAGGAATCTTTGCATACATTGTCAATTCCATTACTGGGAGCAGGGCTATAGGAATCTTTACATACATTGTCAGTTCCATTACTGGGAGCAGGGCTATAGGAATCTTTACATACATTGTCAGTTCCATTACTGGGAGCAGGGCCATAGGTATCTTTACATACATTGTCAGTTCCATTACTGGGAGCAGGGCTATAGGTATCTTTACATAAATTGTCAGTTCCATTACTGGGAGCAGGGCTATAGGAATCTTTACATACATTGTCAGTTCCATTACTGGGAGCAGGGCTATAGGTATCTTTACATACATTGTCAGTTCCACCAGCCCCTAACTGGGAGCAGGGCTATAGGAATCTTTACATACATGGTCAGTTCCATTACTGTGAGCAGGGCTATAGGAATCTTTACATACATTTTCAGTTCCACCAGCCCCTAACTGGGAGCAGGGCTATAGGAATCTTTACATACATTGTCAGTTCCACCAGCCCCTTACTGGGAGCAGGGCTATAggaatatttacatacattgtcaGTTCCATTTCTTTGATGGATTAACAAGTTTGTAGGTCATTTAGtctattttaatagaaaataatTTAGACATCTATTTTCTATGGCCACAAGTAAAGTCAATTaatcttttatcaaaatatgGATATTCCCAGTTTATTCAATGCTTTTACGACTGTGTTTACTTTTTAAAAGTGTTTAAGTGGaggatttttcaaaaatatgttatgaAGGCAAAATGAAGACGTTATTTCACAAAAGAACAGTTAACATCTTtgataattaaattatcaataatttccGCTGTTATTTTTTCTCTATTTGTAACGGTGAATACCAGTTATTAAACACCAACATTGTTCTATAAACCacattatctttattgtttaaacaagttaTACAATGTTATGTTTGGAGTTTTATACCTTTCCCCCTCAAAAGAAAAGTTAAAATGTCTATATTcaaccagcatgaaaccagaatagcctgtaaGTATCTCACAGTCtgatcaggtttaatgctgttttctgttcatcagtatcttttGGTGGGAAATCAATGCTTTAAGactaaatctagtaagaaaagtctttaatttcatttgattttctaagggactacaaaggtGTTTAGAATTCAATTACCGTTGCTTGTATTGTTTTGTGTTCATAGTGGAGCCGGATGGAGACAACCGGTTTGAGAGTCACATGAGCCCACCCAAGCGGTTCCACACCGGACCCAGCACCCCGGATAGGCTTCTGCCCCACCCTCTGGCACACAGGTATGGCTTGAAAATCAGCAAGTTTTGAGTCATTTATATGAGCTTCGTTCCGGGAAAACTGATCTAAATGCATGTAGGTAAAGTGTAGTTCCGTTATCTTGGCAATACTTACACTTAAACAGGTTTTTCATTTAGAAGGGACctccttttaaagaaaaattctGTAAAAGAACACAATGCGTGACAATCTATGTGACAATATGCAGGGGGTAAAATAACAGTGACAGTTCTATTTTTtgtcccccgccaaaggcggagagATTTAGTTTTCGGCATTgttcgtccgtctgtcggtccgtccttcCAACTATCACAAACTTTTTGGGCTATAtttcagaaactatataagatgtcatcatgaaacttcataggtgtatagatattaatgatGAGAAGGCGGGggtatcaatttaatgaattggCTTGTTCTTACTCGCATTGTTGTTTCAAGTGTTTCACCTGGAGCTTTATAGATTGGACTCCCAACTgatttaaaacacatttgaatGTGTAAGTTTCATATTTGGTCAGTATGGTCCTTGCAACTTCTGAACATTCGTTTCAACTTAgtggtatttttttaaatactgccCTTCTTATTTGTGGACAGCTCTTTTAACATATTAGGTCAATATGGTCCTtgtgatttttaaccaggtttttcgaaggaaaaaactggttattagattggtgaatgcgggcgggctggctggcgggcgggcgggcgggcggaacaagcttgtccgggccataactatgtcgttcattgtcagattttaaaatcatttggcacatttgttcaccatcattggacggtgtgtcgcgcgaaataattacgtcaatatctccaaggtcaaggtcacactttgagttcaaaggtcaaaaatggccataaatgagcttgtcctggccataacaatgtcattcattgtgagattttaaaatcatttggcacatttgttcaccatcatgggacggtgtgtcgcaagaaagaatcacgtcaatatctccaatgtcaaggtcgccacgactaaaaaaacaaacttacaaaggaggttaattttgtttgttcatttcaaaagttcagtttgagttttctccctttatcagatttttttttcacaatgaaaacctggttttgtgacaattttgtcccttgtttaaacaTCATTTACAACATATTTGGTTGATTATGGTCTATTAATATCTGAAAAAATGTGTTagcatatttgtttaataatgcccttttatttaaaaacatctgTTGTAACATATTAGGTCAATATGGTCATTGTAATTTATGAATATCAGTTTTTACTTACTTGGTCAGTTTTTCCCTTGTAATTTATGAATATCAGTTTTAACTTATTTGGCCAGTATGTACCTTGTAATGTCTGAAcataatcaaagtgcttcaacctacaactttgaaacttcatatgactctgcaccttgatgagttctacatgccacacccatgtttgggtcactaggtcaaaggtcaaggtcactgtgacctaaaaaaaaaaataatctgacaagctttcacttATTCataactgcacccgcagccgagcgtggcacccattatgttgTGCTCTTGTTATTTCTGAATATCAGTTTAAATGTAGGATCAGTATGTCCTTTGAAATAAATGAACATAAGTTTTTACTTATTTGGTCAGTATTGTTCTTGCTAGTAAAGAACAACTGTTTTAAATTATTTGGTCAATACGATGGTTGCTATTTTCATAAGTGTTTACTTATTTGGTCAGTTTAGTTCAAACTAATTTggttagtttagtttaaatttatttggtTAGTTTAGTTTTAACTTATTTGGGTTAGTTTGTCCTTTGAACTTATTTGGTCTGTTTGTCCCTTTAACATAATTGGTCAGTTTGTCCCTTTAACTTATTTGGTCAGTTTGTCCCTTTAACTTATATTGTCAGTTTATCCCTTTAACCAATTCAGTCAGTTTGTCCCTTTAACTTATATGGTCAGTTAAGTTAAAACTTATTAGGTCAGTTTAGTTATAACTTATTTGGTCAGTTTAGTTATAACTTATTTTGTCAGTTTGTCCTTTTAACTTATTTGTTCAGTATGTCCCCTGCTATTCCAGCATGTCCTCCAGTAGCTGTGACAGTAACAGCAGCCCTGAGCAGTCTGTGTCCAGTGCCTCCAGCATACACCTGCCCCTGGGGTCGGGCATGCAGCATAACATGTTCTTCATGCCGCTGCATGACACACAGGATATGCAAACCACAGGTGGGTAacattattatgctcccccaaaaaaaatttgggggggggagcaaatagtcgccgcttcgtttgtccgtccgtgtgtccgtcccttcacaatttttgtccgggctatttctcagcaacttatgaccggaattcaattaaactttatgggaagcttcactaccaagaggagatgtgcatattatcagtgggttctggtcagatgatttttacagagttatggccctttgaaattttccattaactgtacatatagtgcaattcttgtccgggctatttctcagcaactaatgaccggaattcaatgaaactttatggggagcttcactattaagaggagatgtgcatattatcagccggttctggtcggatgatttttcacagagttatttcccctttgaaattttccattgtacatatagtgcaattcttgtccgagctatttctcagcaacttattacgggaattcaatgaaactttatgggaagctttactaccaacagaagatgtgcatattgtcagccggttatggtcggatgatttttcacagagttatggccctttgaaattttccgttgtacatatagtgcaattcttgtccgagctatttctcagcaacttatcacgggaattcaatgaaactttatgggaagcttcagtaCAAAGAGGAgaggtgcatattatcagccggttatggtcggatgatttttcacagagttatggccctttgaaattttctataaactgtacatatagattttagtgcaattcttatccgggctatttctctccaactactgactggacttcaatgaaactttatgggaagcttaattaccttgaggagatgcgcatgttattagtgggttctggttagatgatttatttagagagttatggcccttttaattttatttttaagtttctaaaccatccatcgtattattttgtccatagttatgcccctcaagacgtttccttttatctgaatatatattgcaatattgtgacaaaaaaaactttggggaacATCACCCGTCTCCTACGGTTTCTTGTTACTTAGGCAGATCAAAAGTTAGGACTTAGCATTATTACCACTTTTTTGCCTAGCCCACTTGTAGACATCTAGATATAGCTATCACAATTGGTGTGTGTATGTGCTTTCATAAGTGTGTAAAAGCCTAAGTGCATTTTTCTAATCGTTTTTGGATGTTACTTGTCATGAATCATTCTATTTTAAAATGACAAATGTTTACCATCAGGACAGGGCATGTCACTTTTAAAACCCTTGTTTGTATCTAAAATTGCAAGATCATGCTTGGAGTTCACAATGATTATTTACTGCGTTCATTCTATGATTAAAAAATTACTAACCTGCGGAGACTTTTAGTTGCATGTGACCAATGGTGCTAGCTTACAGTTGAAGGTAACCCTAGAGGGTCAGATGTCAAATTTGAACATCCTATAGTTTGTCCAGGCTGCTTGTTCatcatttatcatgcaatttCAATATCACTTTTCTTAAATGTTCATCATGTGCATACGGCATGTGGCCTGAAAGACATGTCTCTCTagctcaaaggtaaaggtcacaacaAGAAGTCAAACTCAACATTGTAATTGGTTggatatttcatttatttattgagtTATTAAATTATGGGTTCAACATGAAAAAAGAAGTCACTGTGTTTTAAGTGCATGCACGTGCTTAACACTTTAGCAATATTAAATGCTGTCATGCATTCTCTTGAAAttgaatttttaataaaatgcgTCTTAAATACAACATGCTACATTATGATCCTCCCACTTTGTTCATATGAAGTCCTGGGCCTGTGTTCACAAAGCTCCTtatgtaaatattaaatgaagTTATACATAAATTTCAGAATAAATTGAGTATAAGAAATCTAATGCTTTGTGCTTACAAAAGgtcaaaatattaatttgttcaaaacCTATTGATGTAAAAATACCAAAATGCGAAGTAGCCAGAGGTTATCCCAAACGAGCTTTTTGAATGTAGAACCTGGGGTTAGGGAGCTCCTGTTTAATTACACCACTGTAACCATTTGTATTGAAACAAGCTAAATGATTTCAGATTCAGAGACGTCCGATGTAACTGAGTCAACCGACATGTCCGAAGTGGGCGACACGTCACATGGCATGCTACTCACCACCTCTCAGAGCCCCAGACATATCATGGGCTTCACACCAGTGAAGTCTACACACTTGTGACTGCTGATGTGCTAGACACTTATTACGTACAGTGGGTTAGACACAATGGACAGCCAATTGAAAGAAAAAATGTGCTAGGCAATCATAAGACGTTATGTGAGGGCGTTTAAACAAGCATAAATTGCTAGCCTCTTGCGAGAACCAATTTGCTGGACACTTCTGAATCCATTGTGCTAGCCCCTCATTGGCCCCGATGTGCTATCCCTTTATGGTAGACAGCCTGCTAGCCCATATTGACGGACAGTGTGTGTGCTAGCTCCATTCTAGAGAAAGCTAACTAGCCCCATTTTACAGACAGCTTATTAGCCCCATTTCACAGCCAATATGCTAGACAATAATCGCCATGTGCTAGCCGCTCATTGCTTGGTACATAGGAAACCCAGTGGGCtaacaattaatattatatatacttAACACCCACCCCACCTCTTATTTAAGTAGGGCAAATGTCAGTCACAGGTACTTTAGAACTTAATATGCATTTAGTACAGTTCTTAATTGAGCTAAATGTGTCTTGTTAATGTGTGTATAGCTTAAGTGATTGCTGATTGATTGCTGGTGTGTGGTCTAAATACTATTAAAGACATTGAAAAGTCTTGATTAACAGATACCACACAAGCGAAGGTGTGTTGGCCAGTAATTATGCCTAATGTGCAAGCGATAAGGACTCGAAATAATAAATAGTTTTACAGCCATTGTCAATGCTAACTAAGCTAGCATCTCAACAACTCAAGTGTATTGGCCTTATATGTAACCCTATCATAAGGTCACGTTAGCTCTGTCTTTGTTCAAGTCATATCTGGTCTCATGGTCTGGTAATCTATGTACTGGCAACTCAAGACATTATATGGGGCACTAGACGTTTTCAGGAGTCAGGCCGGCAAATTATCTAGGACCACATgtgtcgctttctgagaaaacggtgcataatgcatgtgcgtaaagtgttgtcccagattagcctgtgcggactgacggactgacgacactttctgcctaaactagatttttgctaagaagagactttctttaaacaaaaaatatcataaaagcaggaagtgtcgtccatgattatcctgtgcggactgcacaggctaatctgggatgacactttacgcacatgcattatgcccagttttctcagaatgcgactcatattcACCCACAAATAAGGATTACAGGTCACCGtgatgtagtggatatggtgtctgcctaacgaccgggaggtcacggattcgaGCTCCACTGTGGAGCGTTCTTATCATCTTCCCAGAGACACCTAGAACTGtatctagtcccaggaaatggactcgagagcgtttcaaataagccttaggctttctatccAATggggctaaaataaataggtttacactaaATAAAGTTTATACTTAGACACACGAAATGTCACTTCagaatttgaatatatacaggctgaAAATGTTGCTATATTATTAACAAACTGTTCTTAATAAATCATGATGTCATTATAGGTGTGTCATGCTAGACTTAAATTTCAAGTAGTAATAGAACATTACTGTTTTAAGTATGTTCTTTATTTAaagacttaaccctttaccactcaaatacatattttgacacatttgtagtcctttagaaaattaaatttaattaaatacattttttacttaattcaattttttaaggcttcatttctaacccttagatactgatgagcagcaaacagcattaaacctgaacagactgcaaattactcgcaggctgttctggttttatgctgattgcacatagccattttcactttgcttctgagtgggaaaggattaattGAATCCAGAATTTTGTATTGTAGAGCCATTTGCTGTAAATGATGTAATTGCTTACCTAAATGACACACAAATGGCAGGATTTTGGGGGTATTGATCTGTTTCATATGCATATGAATGCTTAATGTCTGTCAATTGATAAATGTGGTGTTGAATTTGCTATTATGAATGTTGCtgatatgttcatttgttaatttataatatcatTCATCTAAGTAATTATCAATAAATTAGGTTTTGTTGCGTACTCTGCATCTTCATTAATTTGAAATTTGATGAATTGCATCAATTGATAAAATGCATCCttccattttgaaatgttattttaaagttGCTTTGCAAACCACATATAAATGGATGACTTGTTATCCAGGATATAAGTTGGAAATGAAGATTCTGAATCATAATGTAAATCCACAGTCTTTTAGGTTATATACCCAGTTACGTAATTGCTTATTACAACAtactaaattaaaataacaaatcatGTTAT
This is a stretch of genomic DNA from Dreissena polymorpha isolate Duluth1 chromosome 7, UMN_Dpol_1.0, whole genome shotgun sequence. It encodes these proteins:
- the LOC127839748 gene encoding P2R1A-PPP2R2A-interacting phosphatase regulator 1-like — encoded protein: MQTEPQNAVSPPNTFTSADSQRTRRFSSSSMTLHNSALTPVKVADRLNQLKQEESDIAVRDMQKEREIRSAIQISATWNEKCNIEEPMIAEITPRRPRSFSESLHIFTSPCMIVGAPSPTRTGKQCFSPSMQQPIKNHIFTPSPSPSPTRRSFSRFVLLNKPLPPAPNWEQGYRNLYIHGQFHYLEPDGDNRFESHMSPPKRFHTGPSTPDRLLPHPLAHSMSSSSCDSNSSPEQSVSSASSIHLPLGSGMQHNMFFMPLHDTQDMQTTDSETSDVTESTDMSEVGDTSHGMLLTTSQSPRHIMGFTPVKSTHL